One window of Novosphingobium sp. P6W genomic DNA carries:
- a CDS encoding outer membrane protein assembly factor BamD — protein MFERSRLKTALLVAATGAIVLTAGCGGGGGKNRDTAYVARDVDTLYAAAQQRLETGRTKQAAALFDEVERQHPYSPWARRAQLMSAFSYYAARDYNKAIQSAQRFLSIHPGNKDAPYAYYLIAICYYEQISDVTRDQKTTEQAKQALTDVMRRYPGTSYASDAKLKIDLVNDHLAGKEMTIGRSYEYSGKWLAATLRFRNVVDNFQTTSHTPEALFRLVEGYLAIGVPEEAQKAAAVLERNYPGSDWYARAYKLMNKHAPKDVAA, from the coding sequence ATGTTCGAACGTTCGCGCCTGAAGACCGCCCTCCTTGTCGCTGCCACCGGCGCGATCGTGCTGACCGCAGGCTGTGGGGGTGGCGGAGGAAAGAACCGCGACACCGCCTATGTCGCCCGCGATGTCGATACACTCTATGCCGCTGCCCAGCAGCGTCTGGAAACCGGCCGCACCAAGCAGGCCGCCGCGCTTTTCGACGAAGTCGAGCGCCAGCACCCCTATTCGCCCTGGGCACGCCGCGCCCAGCTGATGAGCGCGTTCAGCTACTATGCCGCTCGCGATTACAACAAGGCGATCCAGTCGGCGCAGCGCTTCCTGTCGATCCACCCGGGCAACAAGGACGCGCCTTACGCGTACTACCTGATCGCGATCTGCTATTACGAACAGATCAGCGACGTCACGCGCGACCAGAAGACCACCGAGCAGGCCAAGCAGGCGCTGACCGACGTGATGCGCCGCTACCCCGGCACGTCCTACGCTTCCGACGCCAAGCTCAAGATCGACCTTGTGAACGATCACCTTGCCGGCAAGGAAATGACCATCGGCCGGTCCTACGAATATAGCGGCAAGTGGCTGGCGGCGACGCTGCGCTTCCGCAACGTGGTCGACAACTTCCAGACCACCAGCCACACGCCCGAGGCGCTGTTCCGCCTGGTCGAAGGTTACCTCGCGATCGGCGTGCCGGAAGAAGCCCAGAAGGCCGCCGCCGTCCTGGAACGCAACTATCCCGGCAGCGACTGGTATGCCCGCGCGTACAAGTTGATGAACAAGCACGCCCCCAAGGACGTCGCCGCCTGA
- a CDS encoding cation:proton antiporter has translation MSGSSDLYSPVMSDALVILGAAGIVIPVFNRYRITPVIGFILVGLLVGPFGLGRHVFDVPWLAYFTITDPDGLDLFAEFGIILLLFSIGLELSFGRLWQMRRMVFGLGSLELLVIGGSLTFILAAIGQSFAGAMALGLALALSSTALVLKITETTTPVGRAALAMLLFEDIALVPIIFLLGALAPHAGSGVGELLHTLIWGTVVIATLLIAGRYLLPPLFAQAARTKSPELFLAASLLVVILASLATAAVGLSPIVGALVAGLLIAETEYHAEVEQIIEPFKGLALGVFLITIGMSIDLAVVWENFGSILIATVVVIVLKAVVTGLMLRIMGARRGTATETGILMSSPSETTLIVLTAATSAQLIQPGTAQFWQIVTALGLTITPLLALGGKIMGKRVDAADTPHQPVKDDGKPRTLIVGFGRVGHLVADMLARHGQPYLAVDSNTDLIAEGRRGGYAVAFGDAGRGDALLRLGAGEAAAVILTMDEPVTAQRIVRKLRLQFPDLPILARARDADHAAQLYRAGASYAVPETLESSLQLSEAALVETGVAMGPVIASIHEKRDEFREMIMERGGLSEKPSLKSGQLREAEKA, from the coding sequence ATGTCAGGCAGCAGCGACCTCTACTCCCCCGTCATGTCCGATGCCCTGGTGATCCTGGGCGCGGCAGGCATCGTCATCCCGGTCTTCAACCGTTACCGCATCACGCCGGTGATCGGCTTCATCCTCGTGGGATTGCTGGTCGGCCCGTTCGGGCTGGGGCGGCACGTGTTCGACGTGCCCTGGCTCGCGTACTTCACGATCACCGACCCCGACGGGCTGGACCTTTTCGCGGAGTTCGGGATCATCCTGCTACTGTTCTCGATCGGGCTTGAGCTATCGTTCGGGCGCCTGTGGCAAATGCGGCGCATGGTGTTCGGACTGGGGTCGCTGGAACTGCTCGTCATCGGCGGCTCGCTCACCTTCATCCTCGCCGCGATCGGGCAGAGCTTCGCGGGCGCGATGGCGCTGGGACTGGCGCTGGCGCTGTCCTCCACCGCGCTGGTGCTCAAGATCACCGAAACCACCACGCCGGTGGGCCGCGCCGCTTTGGCCATGCTGTTGTTCGAGGATATCGCGCTGGTGCCGATCATCTTCCTGCTCGGCGCGCTGGCGCCCCATGCGGGCAGCGGTGTGGGCGAACTGCTCCACACCCTGATCTGGGGCACCGTGGTGATCGCCACGCTGCTGATCGCGGGCCGCTACCTGCTGCCCCCCCTGTTCGCCCAGGCCGCGCGCACCAAAAGCCCGGAACTGTTTCTCGCCGCCAGCCTGCTGGTGGTAATCCTCGCCTCGCTGGCGACGGCGGCGGTGGGCCTTTCACCGATCGTCGGCGCGCTGGTTGCCGGCCTGCTCATCGCCGAGACCGAATATCACGCCGAGGTCGAGCAGATCATCGAGCCGTTCAAGGGCCTGGCGCTGGGCGTGTTCCTCATCACCATCGGCATGAGCATCGACCTTGCGGTGGTGTGGGAAAACTTCGGCTCGATCCTGATCGCGACGGTTGTGGTGATCGTGCTCAAGGCCGTAGTCACCGGGTTGATGCTGCGCATCATGGGCGCCCGGCGCGGCACCGCGACCGAGACCGGCATCCTCATGTCCAGCCCTTCGGAAACCACGCTGATCGTGCTCACAGCGGCCACTTCGGCGCAGTTGATCCAGCCCGGCACCGCGCAGTTCTGGCAGATCGTCACCGCGCTGGGCCTCACCATCACCCCCCTCCTCGCGCTGGGCGGCAAGATCATGGGCAAGCGCGTCGACGCCGCCGACACCCCGCACCAGCCGGTGAAGGATGACGGCAAGCCGCGCACCCTGATCGTCGGTTTCGGCCGCGTCGGCCATCTCGTCGCCGACATGCTGGCCCGCCACGGCCAGCCCTACCTCGCGGTGGACAGCAACACCGACCTCATCGCCGAGGGCCGCCGAGGCGGCTACGCCGTGGCGTTCGGCGATGCCGGGCGCGGCGACGCACTGCTGCGCCTGGGCGCAGGAGAAGCGGCGGCGGTGATCCTCACCATGGACGAGCCGGTCACCGCCCAGCGCATCGTGCGCAAGCTGCGCCTCCAGTTCCCCGACCTGCCGATCCTGGCCCGCGCCCGCGACGCCGACCACGCCGCCCAGCTCTACCGCGCCGGGGCCAGCTATGCCGTGCCCGAAACGCTCGAAAGCTCGCTGCAACTGAGCGAGGCCGCGCTGGTGGAAACCGGCGTGGCGATGGGTCCGGTGATCGCCTCGATCCACGAAAAGCGCGACGAATTCCGCGAAATGATCATGGAACGCGGCGGCCTGTCGGAAAAGCCCTCGCTGAAATCGGGCCAACTGCGCGAAGCGGAAAAAGCCTGA
- a CDS encoding glutaminase, giving the protein MAEIVAEIAAEMRGAQHRGTVASYIPPLASVPADKFGLAVVMADGTVHTSGDAEEAFSIQSVSKVFALTLALGAVGDQLWSRVGREPSGSAFNSIVQLETEHGIPRNPFINAGAIVVCDVLLGRLQPREAIAQMLRFVRELAGDDTIRIDETVAQAEQDTGFRNMALANYMRAFGNIHGDVGMVLGTYFHFCALAMSCRQLALAGRFLMDGGRSEGHRIVTESRARRINALMMSCGHYDNSGDFAFRIGLPGKSGVGGGILAVAPGIASIAVWSPGLNEEGNSHLGQLALERLVQRTGWSVFEPRIG; this is encoded by the coding sequence ATCGCTGAAATCGTCGCTGAGATCGCCGCAGAGATGCGCGGTGCACAGCATCGCGGCACCGTTGCCAGCTATATTCCGCCGCTGGCCTCGGTGCCTGCCGACAAGTTCGGGCTGGCGGTGGTGATGGCCGACGGCACCGTCCATACCTCGGGCGATGCCGAGGAGGCGTTTTCGATCCAGTCGGTATCCAAGGTCTTTGCGCTGACTTTGGCGCTGGGCGCGGTGGGCGACCAGCTGTGGAGCCGGGTAGGGCGCGAACCTTCGGGCAGCGCTTTCAATTCGATCGTCCAGCTTGAGACCGAGCACGGCATTCCGCGCAATCCGTTCATCAATGCCGGGGCCATCGTGGTGTGCGATGTGCTGCTGGGGCGCCTGCAACCGCGCGAGGCGATTGCGCAGATGCTGCGCTTCGTGCGCGAACTGGCGGGCGACGATACGATCCGCATCGACGAAACCGTGGCGCAGGCCGAGCAGGACACCGGCTTTCGCAACATGGCGCTGGCCAATTACATGCGCGCTTTCGGCAATATCCACGGCGATGTCGGCATGGTGCTGGGGACGTATTTCCATTTCTGCGCGCTGGCGATGAGCTGCCGGCAACTGGCTCTGGCGGGGCGTTTCCTGATGGATGGCGGGCGGAGCGAAGGGCACCGCATCGTCACCGAAAGCCGGGCGCGGCGCATCAATGCGCTGATGATGTCCTGCGGGCATTACGACAACTCGGGCGACTTTGCATTTCGGATCGGCCTGCCGGGCAAGTCTGGTGTGGGCGGGGGAATCCTGGCGGTGGCGCCGGGGATCGCCAGCATTGCGGTATGGTCGCCCGGGCTGAACGAGGAAGGAAATTCGCACCTGGGGCAACTGGCGCTGGAGCGGCTTGTCCAGCGCACCGGATGGTCTGTTTTCGAACCCAGGATTGGGTAG
- the alaS gene encoding alanine--tRNA ligase, which produces MQTTNEIRRSFLDYFASNGHEAVQSAPLVPYNDPTLMFVNAGMVPFKNVFTGLETRSVPRATSSQKCVRAGGKHNDLDNVGYTARHHTFFEMLGNFSFGDYFKEQAITNAWNLLTKEWALPVEKLLVTVYHTDDEAFDLWKKIAGLPESKIIRIPTKDNFWAMGDEGPCGPCSEIFFDHGDHIWGGPPGSPEEDGDRFIEIWNLVFMQFEQSAGEIVGNLPKPSIDTGMGLERVSAVMQGVHDNYDIDTFKALIAASESLTGVAAQGDSRASHRVIADHLRSTSFLLADGVLPSNEGRGYVLRRIMRRAMRHAHLLGARDPLMHRLVPALVAEMGQAYPELGRAQPLIEETLEREEIQFRRTLSNGIKLLDEATADLGEGGELPGETAFKLYDTFGFPYDLTEDALRSRGIAVDKAGFDAAMAQQKAAARAAWKGSGQAADSEVWFDIAEREGASEFTGYTSTSGEGRVVALVRDGKEVETASAGESVTVLTNQTPFYGESGGQVGDAGTITGGAGSGGSALAITIEDTAKPLGRLHAMNGRVDAGTIKVGDVVNLVVDVTRRDAIRANHSATHLLHAALRGRLGDHVTQKGSMVGAERLRFDYSHPKPLTDEDVAVIEAEVNAEIRANEQVLTRLMAPDDAVAAGAMALFGEKYGDEVRVLSMGRNSGERSYSVELCGGTHVRATGDIGVFRIVAESAVSSGVRRIEAMTGEGARQWLVGREDALKNAAGLLRTTPEDVEARVAALLDERRKLERELAEAKKALALGGGSAKAEAADEEVNGIKFSGQVLEGLDPKDLRGLLDQAKQRLGSGVAAIVAVNEGKASIAAAVTEDLVATVSAVELVRKGVEALGGKGGGGRADMAQGGGPDGDKAAEAIAAVKAALAG; this is translated from the coding sequence ATGCAGACGACCAACGAAATCCGCCGGTCCTTCCTCGACTATTTCGCCAGCAATGGTCACGAGGCCGTTCAGTCAGCGCCGCTCGTTCCTTACAACGACCCGACGTTGATGTTCGTGAATGCCGGCATGGTGCCGTTCAAGAACGTGTTCACCGGGCTTGAGACGCGCTCGGTCCCGCGCGCCACTTCTTCGCAGAAGTGTGTGCGCGCCGGCGGCAAGCACAACGATCTGGACAACGTCGGGTACACCGCCCGCCATCACACCTTCTTTGAAATGCTGGGCAACTTCTCCTTCGGTGACTATTTCAAGGAGCAGGCGATCACGAACGCCTGGAACCTGCTGACCAAGGAATGGGCGCTCCCCGTCGAGAAGCTGCTGGTCACTGTCTATCACACGGACGACGAAGCATTCGACCTGTGGAAGAAAATCGCCGGCTTGCCCGAGAGCAAGATCATCCGCATCCCCACGAAAGATAACTTCTGGGCGATGGGCGATGAAGGTCCCTGCGGACCCTGCTCGGAAATCTTCTTCGATCACGGCGACCACATCTGGGGCGGCCCTCCGGGATCGCCGGAAGAGGACGGCGACCGCTTCATCGAAATCTGGAACCTCGTGTTCATGCAGTTCGAGCAGTCGGCCGGCGAAATCGTCGGCAACCTGCCCAAGCCATCGATCGACACCGGCATGGGGCTGGAGCGCGTCTCGGCGGTCATGCAGGGCGTGCACGACAACTACGACATCGACACTTTCAAGGCGCTCATCGCTGCGTCCGAAAGCCTGACCGGCGTGGCCGCGCAGGGGGACAGCCGCGCCAGCCACCGCGTCATCGCCGACCACCTGCGCTCGACCAGTTTCCTGCTTGCAGACGGCGTGCTGCCGTCCAATGAGGGACGCGGCTACGTGCTTCGCCGCATCATGCGCCGCGCCATGCGCCACGCGCATCTGCTCGGCGCGCGCGATCCCCTGATGCACCGCCTCGTGCCGGCGCTCGTTGCGGAAATGGGTCAGGCCTATCCCGAACTCGGCCGCGCGCAGCCGCTGATCGAGGAAACGCTGGAGCGCGAGGAAATCCAGTTCCGCCGCACCCTGTCGAACGGCATCAAGCTCCTCGACGAAGCGACCGCAGACCTGGGTGAGGGCGGCGAACTGCCCGGCGAAACTGCGTTCAAGCTCTACGACACCTTCGGCTTCCCTTACGACCTGACCGAGGACGCGCTGCGTTCGCGCGGCATCGCCGTCGACAAGGCCGGCTTCGATGCCGCCATGGCGCAGCAGAAGGCTGCTGCCCGCGCTGCGTGGAAGGGCTCTGGCCAGGCTGCCGACAGCGAAGTTTGGTTCGACATCGCCGAGCGCGAAGGTGCAAGCGAGTTTACCGGCTACACCTCGACCAGCGGCGAAGGCCGCGTCGTTGCGCTGGTGCGTGACGGCAAGGAAGTGGAAACCGCCAGCGCCGGCGAGAGCGTTACCGTCCTCACCAACCAGACCCCGTTCTACGGCGAATCGGGCGGTCAGGTCGGCGATGCCGGCACCATCACCGGCGGCGCTGGATCGGGTGGCAGCGCGCTTGCGATCACGATCGAGGATACCGCCAAGCCGCTTGGCCGCCTTCATGCGATGAACGGCCGCGTCGATGCGGGCACGATCAAGGTGGGCGATGTGGTCAACCTCGTGGTCGATGTTACGCGCCGCGATGCGATCCGCGCCAATCACTCGGCCACTCACCTGCTTCACGCGGCGCTGCGGGGCCGTCTTGGTGACCACGTGACCCAGAAGGGCTCGATGGTCGGCGCCGAGCGCCTGCGCTTCGACTATTCGCACCCCAAGCCGCTGACCGACGAGGACGTGGCGGTGATCGAGGCAGAGGTCAACGCCGAGATCCGCGCCAACGAACAGGTGCTCACCCGCCTAATGGCGCCGGACGATGCGGTTGCCGCCGGCGCAATGGCGCTGTTCGGCGAGAAGTACGGCGATGAAGTTCGCGTGCTTTCGATGGGCCGCAATTCGGGCGAGCGTTCCTATTCGGTCGAGCTTTGCGGCGGCACTCACGTGCGCGCCACCGGCGACATCGGCGTGTTCCGCATCGTGGCCGAAAGCGCGGTATCTTCGGGTGTGCGCCGTATCGAGGCGATGACCGGCGAAGGCGCGCGCCAGTGGCTGGTCGGCCGCGAAGACGCGCTCAAGAACGCCGCCGGCCTGCTGCGTACCACGCCTGAGGACGTCGAAGCGCGCGTTGCCGCACTGCTCGACGAGCGCCGCAAGCTGGAGCGCGAACTGGCAGAAGCCAAGAAGGCGCTCGCGCTGGGCGGTGGTTCGGCCAAGGCCGAGGCTGCGGATGAAGAAGTGAACGGCATCAAGTTCTCCGGCCAGGTTCTTGAAGGGCTTGATCCCAAGGACCTGCGCGGGCTGCTCGATCAGGCCAAGCAGCGGCTTGGTTCGGGCGTTGCGGCAATCGTCGCAGTGAACGAGGGCAAGGCGAGCATCGCTGCTGCCGTTACCGAAGATCTGGTCGCCACGGTCAGCGCCGTTGAACTCGTCCGCAAGGGCGTCGAGGCGCTGGGCGGCAAGGGCGGCGGTGGCCGCGCTGACATGGCACAGGGCGGCGGACCCGACGGCGACAAGGCGGCAGAGGCAATCGCTGCGGTCAAGGCGGCGCTGGCGGGGTGA
- the recA gene encoding recombinase RecA yields the protein MAAQLKLIQEGKEKDAMDRQKALEAALAQIDKAFGKGSAMKLGSKETMQVEAISTGSLGLDIALGVGGLPRGRVIEIYGPESSGKTTLALHVIAEAQKTGGTAAFIDAEHALDPVYAKKLGVNIDELIVSQPDTGEQALEIVDTLVRSNAIDVLVVDSVAALVPRAEIEGEMGDSHVGLQARLMSQSLRKLTGSISRSRCMVIFINQLRMKIGVMYGNPETTTGGNALKFYASVRLDIRRTGAIKDKDEVVGNATRVKVVKNKVAPPFKQVEFDIMYGEGVSKIGEILDLGVKAGIVEKSGAWFSYDSIRIGQGRENSKAYLKANPEVADRLEKAIRTKTEGLAEEMMVGPSEGDDD from the coding sequence ATGGCTGCTCAGCTCAAGCTGATCCAGGAAGGCAAGGAAAAGGACGCAATGGACCGTCAAAAGGCCCTAGAGGCAGCGCTTGCCCAGATCGACAAAGCGTTCGGCAAGGGCTCGGCTATGAAGCTGGGCTCGAAGGAGACGATGCAGGTCGAAGCGATCTCCACCGGTTCGCTCGGCCTCGATATCGCGCTTGGCGTCGGCGGCTTGCCGCGCGGCCGCGTGATCGAGATTTATGGCCCGGAAAGCTCGGGCAAAACCACCTTGGCGCTGCACGTCATCGCCGAGGCGCAGAAGACCGGCGGCACCGCCGCGTTCATCGACGCCGAGCACGCGCTCGACCCGGTTTATGCCAAGAAGCTGGGCGTCAACATCGACGAACTGATCGTTTCGCAGCCCGACACGGGTGAGCAGGCGCTCGAAATCGTCGATACCCTGGTGCGTTCGAACGCGATCGACGTTCTGGTGGTCGACTCGGTGGCTGCGCTGGTTCCCCGCGCTGAAATCGAAGGTGAGATGGGCGACAGCCACGTCGGTCTTCAGGCCCGCCTGATGAGCCAGTCGCTGCGCAAGCTCACCGGCTCGATCAGCCGTTCGCGCTGCATGGTGATCTTCATCAACCAACTGCGCATGAAGATCGGCGTCATGTACGGCAACCCGGAGACGACGACGGGCGGCAACGCCTTGAAGTTCTACGCCTCGGTCCGTCTCGACATCCGCCGCACCGGCGCGATCAAGGACAAGGATGAGGTCGTCGGCAACGCAACCCGCGTGAAGGTGGTGAAGAACAAGGTAGCACCGCCGTTCAAGCAGGTTGAATTCGACATCATGTACGGTGAAGGCGTCTCCAAGATCGGCGAAATTCTCGATCTCGGCGTCAAGGCTGGCATCGTCGAGAAGTCGGGCGCGTGGTTCAGCTACGATTCGATCCGCATTGGTCAGGGCCGTGAAAACTCCAAGGCCTACCTGAAGGCGAACCCCGAGGTTGCAGACCGCCTCGAAAAGGCGATCCGCACCAAAACCGAAGGCCTCGCCGAAGAGATGATGGTTGGTCCGTCGGAAGGCGACGACGACTAA
- a CDS encoding ATP-binding protein — MKVSADRAADRAGPAPDLLVVAVALMLSAGLVWLVSGDSLLMAVFVAAMAGLGALAWALSRRRGPVADADFAQPDWSVTVAAIERPDMAIAVTDRAGRLTCGNPCFEAWFGAGSAPPRLPVTHASLERLADATRRAWRDGHGTADIADEEGGHWRADVRRAGRGDDFLVWRISTESAADPVAELVGQLDGKLGRGLAKAGIGAALVDPDGTIRAASTGFALRAVGDAKTDVTGTDFVSLLSQEEGERIGWARDSGRGGALVLYHVPVADPDSANEPDPNTTPSLMLVIEAGQGIGASAGGTGAAPHLEALLSQLPLGLAMADRDGRLLFANPAFMRAAGHEGHEPPTYPTDLVVKDDKRALSEAIRRFAQGPAAAGDLAIRLVAQPEDPVSLSLAGVRGLGEAAVLLGLTDTSEEIRLKRQVAQATKMQAVGQLAGGVAHDFNNVLTAILGTCDLMLMRHTPGDSDYDDIQQIRANSNRAASLTRQLLAFSRQQTLRPETLQLPDIVADVSQMLRRLIGEKIQLVATHDRDLGPVRADPTQIEQVIVNLVVNARDAMQSRGDASGRLVLATRKVTTTDVRAMRSEIIPAGEYTALIVEDSGGGIPPEILGKIFEPFFTTKEQGKGTGLGLSTVYGIVKQSGGFIFAESEVGKGTRFTVYLPVHHVAPGSTPEIAQAKPVAPPTQWAGGGSILLVEDEDPVRIVAERALTRQGYQVTCARDGEEGLELVQEGGKFDIVVSDVVMPTMDGPAMAREIRRFAPNLPVLFMSGYAEEQLRKQIGIPNAWFMPKPFSVQQLSEKVGEVLAHMAQS, encoded by the coding sequence ATGAAGGTGAGCGCCGATCGCGCCGCCGATCGAGCAGGTCCCGCTCCTGATCTTTTGGTCGTTGCCGTCGCCCTTATGCTGAGCGCCGGGCTGGTCTGGCTGGTCTCGGGCGATAGCCTGCTGATGGCGGTGTTCGTAGCGGCGATGGCCGGGCTGGGGGCGCTCGCATGGGCGCTTTCGCGTCGCCGCGGGCCGGTTGCCGATGCCGATTTCGCGCAGCCTGACTGGTCCGTCACCGTGGCTGCCATCGAGCGGCCCGATATGGCGATCGCTGTCACCGACCGCGCGGGCCGACTGACCTGCGGCAATCCCTGTTTCGAGGCGTGGTTCGGCGCGGGCAGCGCGCCGCCGCGCCTGCCGGTCACCCATGCCTCGCTCGAACGCCTCGCCGATGCCACCCGCCGCGCCTGGCGCGACGGCCACGGCACCGCCGATATCGCCGACGAAGAGGGCGGGCACTGGCGCGCCGATGTGCGCCGAGCCGGGCGCGGCGACGATTTTCTGGTATGGCGCATCTCGACTGAAAGCGCGGCAGACCCCGTGGCCGAACTCGTCGGCCAGCTCGACGGCAAACTTGGACGCGGCCTCGCCAAGGCCGGCATCGGCGCAGCGCTGGTCGATCCCGACGGGACGATTCGCGCCGCCAGCACGGGCTTTGCCCTGCGCGCTGTCGGCGATGCCAAGACCGACGTCACCGGCACCGATTTCGTTTCGTTGCTCAGCCAGGAGGAAGGCGAGCGCATCGGCTGGGCCCGTGACAGCGGACGCGGCGGGGCGCTGGTCCTCTACCACGTCCCCGTTGCCGACCCCGACAGTGCGAACGAGCCTGATCCCAATACCACGCCCTCGCTGATGCTGGTCATCGAAGCGGGGCAGGGTATTGGCGCCAGCGCCGGGGGCACGGGCGCTGCGCCACACCTCGAAGCGCTGCTCAGCCAGTTGCCACTCGGCCTCGCGATGGCCGACCGGGACGGCCGCCTGCTTTTCGCCAACCCCGCCTTCATGCGCGCGGCTGGCCACGAAGGCCACGAGCCGCCCACCTACCCCACCGACCTAGTCGTGAAGGACGACAAGCGAGCGCTGTCGGAAGCCATCCGCCGCTTTGCGCAAGGGCCTGCCGCTGCGGGCGACCTCGCCATCCGTCTGGTGGCGCAGCCCGAGGACCCGGTGTCGCTCAGTCTTGCAGGCGTGCGCGGGCTGGGGGAGGCTGCGGTCCTGCTCGGCCTGACCGATACTTCCGAGGAAATCCGCCTCAAGCGCCAGGTCGCGCAGGCCACCAAGATGCAGGCGGTCGGCCAGCTTGCGGGCGGCGTTGCGCACGATTTCAACAATGTGCTCACCGCCATTCTGGGCACCTGCGACCTCATGCTGATGCGCCATACTCCCGGCGATTCGGACTATGACGACATCCAGCAGATCCGCGCGAACTCCAACCGCGCCGCCTCGTTGACCCGCCAGTTGCTCGCCTTCTCGCGCCAGCAGACGCTGCGCCCGGAAACCCTGCAATTGCCTGATATCGTCGCCGACGTTTCGCAGATGCTGCGCCGCCTCATCGGCGAGAAGATCCAGCTCGTCGCCACCCACGATCGCGATCTCGGCCCGGTACGCGCCGACCCGACACAGATCGAGCAGGTCATCGTCAACCTCGTCGTCAATGCGCGCGACGCCATGCAATCGCGCGGCGATGCTTCGGGCCGCCTTGTCCTCGCCACCCGCAAAGTCACCACGACCGACGTGCGCGCGATGCGCAGCGAGATCATCCCGGCAGGCGAATATACCGCGCTCATCGTCGAGGATTCGGGCGGCGGCATCCCGCCTGAAATCCTTGGCAAGATCTTCGAGCCGTTCTTCACCACCAAGGAGCAAGGCAAAGGCACTGGCCTCGGCCTCTCCACCGTCTACGGCATCGTCAAGCAGTCCGGCGGCTTCATCTTCGCGGAAAGCGAAGTGGGCAAGGGAACGCGCTTCACAGTCTACCTTCCGGTCCACCACGTTGCCCCCGGCAGCACCCCCGAGATCGCCCAGGCCAAGCCCGTAGCCCCGCCGACCCAGTGGGCGGGCGGTGGCTCGATCCTGCTGGTCGAGGACGAGGACCCGGTCCGCATCGTCGCCGAACGCGCGCTCACCCGCCAGGGCTATCAGGTCACCTGCGCGCGCGACGGCGAGGAGGGGCTGGAACTAGTGCAGGAAGGCGGCAAGTTCGACATCGTCGTCTCCGACGTCGTCATGCCAACGATGGACGGCCCGGCCATGGCGCGCGAGATTCGCCGCTTTGCTCCGAACCTGCCGGTTCTGTTCATGTCCGGTTATGCAGAGGAGCAACTGCGCAAGCAGATCGGCATCCCCAACGCCTGGTTCATGCCCAAGCCGTTCTCGGTGCAGCAACTGTCAGAAAAAGTCGGGGAAGTTCTGGCGCATATGGCCCAGAGCTGA
- a CDS encoding DUF2062 domain-containing protein, protein MSRMLSRMGAWLHRQMPTHEQLEGNRFTAPLARRQELFRFTRRSVPRGVAVGLLVGIFALIPGVQIVGAAMMCVPCRGNIPLAAAMTFLSNPATTPFILAASIWLGNHLGYHADLSTFYALYESGAGVGAWGSWLLSDAAPALLVGLFVISTVCAALGYVLSMWFWRWWIGRKHHARRLRPVRADSAAVPVPTKSENAA, encoded by the coding sequence ATGAGCAGGATGCTTTCCCGCATGGGGGCGTGGCTCCACCGGCAGATGCCGACGCACGAACAGCTTGAGGGCAACCGCTTTACCGCGCCTCTTGCACGGCGTCAGGAACTGTTCCGCTTCACCCGCCGCTCGGTTCCGCGCGGGGTTGCTGTGGGCCTTCTGGTTGGCATCTTCGCGCTGATCCCCGGCGTCCAGATCGTCGGCGCCGCCATGATGTGCGTGCCGTGCCGTGGCAACATTCCGCTGGCTGCGGCAATGACTTTCCTGTCCAATCCTGCGACGACCCCGTTCATCCTCGCCGCCTCGATCTGGCTGGGCAACCATCTGGGGTATCACGCCGACCTGTCGACCTTTTACGCCCTTTACGAAAGCGGCGCAGGCGTAGGCGCATGGGGCAGCTGGCTGCTGTCCGACGCTGCACCGGCGCTGCTGGTGGGCCTCTTCGTGATCTCCACCGTGTGCGCGGCGCTGGGCTATGTCCTGTCGATGTGGTTCTGGCGCTGGTGGATTGGCCGCAAACATCATGCCCGCCGCCTGCGTCCGGTCAGGGCCGATAGTGCGGCCGTTCCCGTTCCCACCAAGTCGGAAAACGCTGCATGA
- the smpB gene encoding SsrA-binding protein SmpB, producing the protein MARPQNSLFDKAKTVAENRKARFDYFIEDKFEAGIALTGTEVKSLRFGEGSIVESFAEIRGGECWLVNANVPEFSHGNRFNHVPKRPRKLLLHEREISRLQGAVERKGMTLVPLSIYFNSRGRAKVELALAKGKNAADKRTTIKDREWKRDQARIMRDHG; encoded by the coding sequence ATGGCACGCCCCCAAAACTCTCTTTTCGACAAAGCCAAGACCGTTGCGGAAAACCGCAAGGCTCGTTTCGATTACTTCATCGAGGACAAGTTCGAGGCGGGAATCGCGCTTACCGGCACCGAGGTGAAATCGCTCCGTTTCGGTGAAGGGTCGATCGTCGAATCCTTCGCGGAGATTCGCGGGGGCGAATGCTGGCTGGTCAACGCCAACGTGCCTGAATTCAGCCACGGCAACCGCTTCAACCACGTCCCCAAGCGCCCCCGCAAACTGCTGCTGCATGAGCGCGAGATTTCGCGCCTCCAGGGTGCCGTGGAGCGCAAGGGCATGACCCTGGTTCCGCTGTCGATCTATTTCAACAGCCGGGGCCGCGCCAAGGTCGAACTGGCGCTCGCCAAGGGCAAGAACGCGGCCGACAAGCGCACGACCATCAAGGACCGTGAATGGAAGCGCGATCAGGCCCGAATCATGCGCGATCACGGATGA